A section of the Triticum dicoccoides isolate Atlit2015 ecotype Zavitan chromosome 7A, WEW_v2.0, whole genome shotgun sequence genome encodes:
- the LOC119332207 gene encoding probable protein phosphatase 2C 56 isoform X1: MARVAAANLRGLVGIGAAGRRRVTASVVTHRATPGGRGFRAAASGSVGRTTPESSSSSSSALPQLQPRRGLATRRAVLRDLLSGGFESEDGNLSCGYSSFKGRRPTMEDRYDVKFAKIKGQTVSLFGVFDGHAGALAAEYLKEHLLDNLIEHPQFLRNPKLALKTAFLKSDADFLESVTTPYREDGSTALAAVLVGEQLYVANVGDSRAIALKGGKAIPLSDDHRPNLKDERTRIENAGGGVSYDGFTWRVDGILAMSRAFGNRGLKNYVIAEPDIQETQVNSDLEYLVLATDGLWDVVQNEDVISLMRATDGPEAAAVKLTEMAHSRHSSDNITCIVVRFHH, translated from the exons ATGGCACGCGTCGCTGCCGCTAACCTGCGTGGTCTGGTCGGCATTGGAGCGGCGGGTCGGCGCCGGGTGACCGCCTCCGTCGTGACGCACCGCGCGACACCCGGCGGGCGCGGGTTCCGGGCCGCGGCCTCAGGCTCTGTGGGCAGGACGACGCCTgaatcctcctcttcgtcctcgtcggctctACCACAGTTGCAGCCGCGGCGCGGCTTGGCGACGAGACGAGCGGTGCTGCGTGACTTGCTTAGCGGCGGCTTCGAGAG TGAGGATGGTAATCTGAGCTGTGGATATTCAAGTTTTAAGGGGAGGAGACCTACTATGGAGGATCGCTACGACGTAAAGTTCGCTAAAATTAAGGGACAGACAGTTAGCCTGTTTGGTGTATTTGATG GTCATGCAGGAGCACTTGCTGCTGAATATCTAAAGGAACATCTGCTTGACAACCTTATCGAGCATCCTCAGTTCCTGAGAAACCCAAAGCTTGCTCTAA AGACGGCCTTCCTGAAAAGTGATGCTGATTTCTTAGAATCGGTAACCACTCCTTATAGGGAGGATGGTTCGACAGCTTTGgctgctgttttggttggtgaaCAGCTTTATGTAGCAAATGTTGGCGATTCACGTGCTATCGCTTTAAAAGGTGGCAAAG CTATCCCACTCTCAGATGACCATAGACCTAACTTAAAGGATGAGCGAACGAGAATTGAGAATGCTGGAGGTGGCGTTAGTTATGATG GTTTTACTTGGAGGGTTGATGGAATTCTGGCAATGTCCCGTGCATTTGGCAACCGTGGATTGAAGAATTATGTGATAGCAGAGCCTGACATTCAG GAAACGCAGGTCAACAGTGACCTGGAATACCTGGTTCTCGCTACAGATGGTCTttgggatgttgtgcaaaatgag GATGTTATTTCACTTATGAGAGCAACTGACGGGCCTGAGGCAGCGGCGGTGAAGCTGACGGAAATGGCCCACTCCCGGCACAGCTCAGACAACATCACATGCATTGTGGTGCGATTTCACCACTGA
- the LOC119332207 gene encoding probable protein phosphatase 2C 56 isoform X2 yields the protein MARVAAANLRGLVGIGAAGRRRVTASVVTHRATPGGRGFRAAASGSVGRTTPESSSSSSSALPQLQPRRGLATRRAVLRDLLSGGFESEDGNLSCGYSSFKGRRPTMEDRYDVKFAKIKGQTVSLFGVFDGHAGALAAEYLKEHLLDNLIEHPQFLRNPKLALKTAFLKSDADFLESVTTPYREDGSTALAAVLVGEQLYVANVGDSRAIALKGGKAIPLSDDHRPNLKDERTRIENAGGGVSYDGFTWRVDGILAMSRAFGNRGLKNYVIAEPDIQTQISISMQLRNNEFPLYGPST from the exons ATGGCACGCGTCGCTGCCGCTAACCTGCGTGGTCTGGTCGGCATTGGAGCGGCGGGTCGGCGCCGGGTGACCGCCTCCGTCGTGACGCACCGCGCGACACCCGGCGGGCGCGGGTTCCGGGCCGCGGCCTCAGGCTCTGTGGGCAGGACGACGCCTgaatcctcctcttcgtcctcgtcggctctACCACAGTTGCAGCCGCGGCGCGGCTTGGCGACGAGACGAGCGGTGCTGCGTGACTTGCTTAGCGGCGGCTTCGAGAG TGAGGATGGTAATCTGAGCTGTGGATATTCAAGTTTTAAGGGGAGGAGACCTACTATGGAGGATCGCTACGACGTAAAGTTCGCTAAAATTAAGGGACAGACAGTTAGCCTGTTTGGTGTATTTGATG GTCATGCAGGAGCACTTGCTGCTGAATATCTAAAGGAACATCTGCTTGACAACCTTATCGAGCATCCTCAGTTCCTGAGAAACCCAAAGCTTGCTCTAA AGACGGCCTTCCTGAAAAGTGATGCTGATTTCTTAGAATCGGTAACCACTCCTTATAGGGAGGATGGTTCGACAGCTTTGgctgctgttttggttggtgaaCAGCTTTATGTAGCAAATGTTGGCGATTCACGTGCTATCGCTTTAAAAGGTGGCAAAG CTATCCCACTCTCAGATGACCATAGACCTAACTTAAAGGATGAGCGAACGAGAATTGAGAATGCTGGAGGTGGCGTTAGTTATGATG GTTTTACTTGGAGGGTTGATGGAATTCTGGCAATGTCCCGTGCATTTGGCAACCGTGGATTGAAGAATTATGTGATAGCAGAGCCTGACATTCAG ACTCAAATATCCATTTCCATGCAATTGAGGAATAATGAATTCCCACTTTATGGACCATCAACCTGA